The following coding sequences lie in one Micromonospora sp. R77 genomic window:
- a CDS encoding serine/threonine-protein kinase, with protein sequence MSPFTPALRLHDRYVLRERIGLGGMSEVWHADDEVLHRPVAVKALAAQLAADPQLRATIQREARAAARLTHPHVTQVYDYGEATLAGGAVVPYLVMELVQGENLADRLTTGPLPWPEAVRVAGHVAAALAAAHRIGVVHRDIKPGNVMLTETGAKVLDFGIAALAGPRHPGQTGELMMGTPAYFAPERMTPGPADPASDVYALGALLYRTLTGRAPLPVLTWEDVLDVRANRPPVPPLRVPGLPADLAELTLACLALDPGRRPTAAQLATRFGAGKPADPPTALLPTVAPPAHPPTLIDRAPAPVRRPARRPGPAATTGPVEPRHRRAGRGRRGAPARPRRDARAQRPRRPDAGRRPGHRRTRRGARRGDIRAAVGDDRRARPWPVGAGHPAGVGRRVRRRARRRPGHRPDRREDRRGVAEEGRRAGPGQAEGPCQAARRAA encoded by the coding sequence ATGTCGCCGTTCACACCTGCGCTGCGGTTGCACGACCGGTACGTCCTGCGCGAGCGCATCGGCCTGGGCGGGATGTCGGAGGTGTGGCACGCCGACGACGAGGTGCTGCACCGCCCCGTCGCGGTGAAGGCCCTCGCGGCGCAGCTCGCCGCCGATCCGCAGCTGCGCGCCACCATCCAGCGCGAGGCCCGCGCCGCCGCCCGGCTCACCCACCCGCACGTCACCCAGGTGTACGACTACGGCGAGGCGACGCTGGCCGGCGGCGCGGTGGTGCCGTACCTGGTCATGGAGCTGGTGCAGGGGGAGAACCTGGCCGACCGGCTGACCACCGGCCCGCTGCCCTGGCCCGAAGCGGTCCGGGTGGCCGGACATGTGGCCGCCGCCCTCGCCGCCGCGCACCGGATCGGCGTGGTGCACCGGGACATCAAACCGGGCAACGTGATGCTCACCGAGACCGGGGCGAAGGTGCTCGACTTCGGCATCGCCGCGCTGGCCGGGCCGCGCCATCCGGGGCAGACCGGCGAGCTGATGATGGGCACCCCGGCGTACTTCGCGCCGGAGCGGATGACGCCCGGCCCGGCCGACCCGGCCAGCGACGTGTACGCCCTCGGCGCGCTGCTCTACCGCACCCTCACCGGTCGGGCGCCACTGCCCGTGCTGACCTGGGAGGACGTCCTCGACGTACGCGCCAACCGGCCACCGGTGCCGCCGCTGCGCGTACCCGGGCTGCCCGCCGACCTCGCCGAGCTGACCCTGGCCTGCCTCGCGCTCGACCCGGGCCGGCGACCCACCGCCGCGCAGCTCGCCACCCGGTTCGGCGCCGGCAAGCCCGCCGACCCGCCCACCGCCCTGCTGCCCACCGTGGCCCCGCCCGCGCACCCGCCCACCCTGATCGACCGGGCGCCCGCCCCGGTCCGCCGACCCGCCCGCCGTCCCGGCCCCGCCGCGACCACCGGCCCGGTCGAACCGCGCCATCGCCGGGCTGGTCGCGGCCGGCGTGGCGCTCCTGCTCGGCCTCGTCGGGACGCTCGTGCTCAGCGACCGCGCCGACCGGACGCCGGACGCCGGCCCGGTCACCGTCGTACCCGGCGAGGAGCCCGCCGAGGAGACATCCGCGCCGCCGTCGGCGACGACCGCCGCGCCCGCCCCTGGCCGGTCGGTGCCGGTCACCCGGCGGGAGTTGGCCGCCGAGTTCGCCGCCGTGCTCGCCGACGCCCGGGCCACCGACCAGATCGACGAGAAGACCGCCGAGGAGTTGCGGAAGAAGGCCGCCGAGCTGGGCCGGGGCAAGCCGAAGGACCGTGCCAAGCGGCTCGCCGAGCTGCGTGA
- a CDS encoding NUDIX hydrolase, with protein sequence MSELPRDLPVVERRAVRLVVRDRGGLILLFHTRDPEHPRLGTWWELPGGGIDPGETVAQTALRELREETGFVVTAAQLGSPSWRRRASFVHRQRRHVQDEVVLTVRLDADTPDVDGTDRLDYEVEDYFGFRWWPVDRIVASRDRFYPGRLPDLLVPFLAGDQIDEPFELWS encoded by the coding sequence ATGAGCGAGCTGCCCCGGGACCTGCCCGTCGTGGAACGCCGCGCCGTCCGGCTGGTGGTGCGCGACCGGGGCGGGCTGATCCTGCTCTTCCACACCCGCGACCCCGAGCATCCCCGGCTGGGCACCTGGTGGGAGCTGCCGGGCGGCGGCATCGACCCGGGTGAGACGGTGGCGCAGACCGCGCTGCGGGAGCTGCGGGAGGAGACCGGGTTCGTGGTCACCGCCGCCCAGCTCGGGTCGCCGTCGTGGCGGCGGCGGGCCAGCTTCGTGCACCGGCAGCGGCGGCACGTCCAGGACGAGGTGGTGCTGACCGTACGTCTGGACGCCGACACGCCCGACGTGGACGGCACCGACCGACTGGACTACGAGGTGGAGGACTACTTCGGGTTCCGTTGGTGGCCGGTGGACCGGATCGTGGCGAGCCGGGACCGGTTCTATCCCGGCCGGCTGCCCGACCTGCTGGTGCCGTTCCTGGCCGGCGACCAGATCGACGAGCCGTTCGAGCTCTGGTCGTGA
- a CDS encoding S9 family peptidase — protein MLTSTTRLVRRLLAVGTTLTLAVGLAGAAPAVAADRDGDGSQPLPGYTISNPPLAPVEISGAATTVRQGVHRHAGYIIETPAKWNGDLVMWTHGYRGQSTVLSPEPPAFGLRQRMLEQGYAWASSSYATNGFDIRSGVLGTRDLADLFGRTVKRPHRVLMAGVSMGGYIIGRSLEQYPGYYDGALPMCGVLGDHELLDFYLDYNLVAQALAGVPAYPTPTDYLTNAVPKIQVALGLAGLKPGGPDTTTDLGKQLRAITVNRSGGDRPGAEASFAVWKDFLFAISTTNGGDSPAQRPGQLATNLLTRYTPNSPVNVNAGVQRVAPENLWQRLSPTLTEVPRISGRPTVPVLSLHDLGDLFVPFSMEQAYARDVAWHGRSRLVVQRAVRASQHCEFSPTEAGTAWDDLTTWVRTGDRPGGDAVTDPKAVAAPDFGCRFSDRAEYAAGTGTRRLYAPCP, from the coding sequence ATGCTGACCTCAACCACCCGCCTGGTCCGCCGACTGCTCGCCGTCGGCACGACCCTGACGCTCGCGGTCGGGCTCGCCGGCGCCGCGCCGGCCGTCGCCGCCGACCGCGACGGCGACGGCAGCCAGCCGCTGCCCGGCTACACCATCAGCAATCCGCCGCTGGCGCCGGTGGAGATCTCCGGCGCGGCCACCACCGTCCGCCAGGGCGTGCACCGGCACGCCGGCTACATCATCGAGACGCCCGCAAAGTGGAACGGCGACCTGGTGATGTGGACGCACGGCTACCGCGGCCAGAGCACCGTGCTCTCCCCCGAGCCGCCCGCCTTCGGCCTGCGGCAACGGATGCTGGAGCAGGGGTACGCCTGGGCCTCGTCGTCGTACGCCACCAACGGCTTCGACATCCGCTCCGGCGTGCTCGGCACCCGCGACCTGGCCGACCTCTTCGGTCGTACCGTCAAGCGTCCGCACCGGGTGCTGATGGCCGGTGTCTCCATGGGCGGCTACATCATCGGCCGGTCCCTGGAGCAGTACCCGGGCTACTACGACGGCGCGCTGCCCATGTGCGGGGTGCTCGGCGACCACGAGCTGCTCGACTTCTACCTCGACTACAACCTGGTGGCGCAGGCCCTCGCCGGGGTGCCGGCGTACCCGACGCCCACCGACTACCTGACCAACGCGGTGCCGAAGATCCAGGTGGCGCTCGGTCTCGCCGGGCTCAAGCCGGGCGGCCCGGACACCACCACCGACCTGGGCAAGCAGCTGCGGGCCATCACCGTCAACCGCTCCGGCGGCGACCGCCCCGGCGCCGAGGCCTCCTTCGCGGTCTGGAAGGACTTCCTCTTCGCCATCAGCACCACCAACGGCGGCGACTCGCCCGCCCAGCGCCCCGGCCAGCTCGCCACCAACCTGCTGACCCGCTACACCCCGAACAGCCCGGTGAACGTCAACGCCGGCGTCCAGCGGGTCGCCCCGGAGAACCTCTGGCAGCGGCTGTCGCCCACGCTGACCGAGGTGCCGCGGATCAGCGGCCGGCCGACCGTGCCGGTGCTCAGCCTGCACGACCTGGGTGACCTCTTCGTGCCGTTCTCGATGGAGCAGGCGTACGCCCGGGACGTGGCGTGGCACGGCCGCAGCCGGTTGGTCGTCCAGCGGGCCGTCCGGGCCTCCCAGCACTGCGAGTTCAGCCCGACCGAGGCCGGCACCGCCTGGGACGACCTCACCACCTGGGTACGCACCGGCGACCGGCCCGGCGGCGATGCCGTCACCGACCCGAAGGCGGTCGCGGCCCCCGACTTCGGTTGCCGCTTCAGCGACCGGGCCGAGTACGCCGCCGGCACCGGCACCCGCCGCCTGTACGCCCCCTGTCCCTGA
- a CDS encoding GGDEF domain-containing protein: MPDPMTVASGVSAAGALVSAWQLRRRALRAEAEIELLQAELAAERHAASHDPLTGLPNRRAFYRLAGALLASSAGTPLIAVVLDLDGFKLVNDRYGHAAGDQVLISVAQRLAAFAGDNPVARLGGDEFAGLLVSPTVDRRWIERATRRLCEALAAPISLGTRTVQVTASVGLAPVHGPTQLAEALCRADAAMYEAKSVAPARPTRQLVDTPYLAEC, translated from the coding sequence GTGCCGGATCCGATGACGGTCGCCTCCGGCGTCTCCGCCGCCGGTGCCCTCGTCTCCGCCTGGCAGCTGCGGCGCCGGGCACTGCGCGCCGAGGCCGAGATCGAACTCCTGCAGGCCGAACTGGCGGCCGAGCGGCACGCGGCCAGCCACGACCCACTCACCGGACTGCCCAACCGGCGGGCCTTCTACCGGCTGGCCGGGGCCCTGCTGGCCAGCTCCGCCGGCACCCCGCTGATCGCCGTCGTGCTCGACCTCGACGGCTTCAAGCTGGTCAACGACCGCTACGGGCACGCCGCCGGGGACCAGGTGCTGATCAGCGTCGCCCAACGGCTGGCCGCCTTCGCCGGCGACAACCCGGTGGCCCGCCTCGGCGGCGACGAGTTCGCCGGCCTGCTGGTCAGCCCCACCGTCGACCGGCGGTGGATCGAACGCGCCACCCGCCGGCTCTGCGAGGCCCTGGCCGCGCCGATCTCGCTGGGCACCCGGACGGTCCAGGTCACCGCCTCCGTCGGGCTGGCACCGGTGCACGGGCCGACCCAGCTCGCCGAGGCGCTGTGCCGGGCCGACGCGGCCATGTACGAGGCGAAGAGCGTCGCCCCCGCCCGGCCCACCCGGCAGCTCGTGGACACTCCCTATCTGGCGGAGTGCTGA
- a CDS encoding phosphotransferase has translation MRPAHWRGYGAVLAATHATPVTGELADLPREDHTHAAVGAATRRTDQRLRAVDDRTADGWTRRVAARWRAVAADLATLLDQVDRLGAELRERPADLVLCHGDPHLGNLLLGPDRQVWLIDWDDAVLAPRERDLMFVLGGGPAFAPAAGVDEAAFLAGYGPVRPDPVRLAYHLGVRALDDMWSWSADVADAGLPEADRVRALSIVDGLLSPLGLVTLARRALRDLGRERD, from the coding sequence GTGCGTCCCGCCCACTGGCGCGGCTACGGCGCGGTGCTGGCCGCGACCCACGCCACCCCGGTCACCGGTGAGCTGGCCGACCTGCCCCGGGAGGACCACACGCACGCCGCGGTCGGCGCGGCGACCCGGCGCACGGATCAACGGCTGCGCGCCGTGGACGACCGGACGGCCGACGGGTGGACCCGGCGGGTGGCGGCCCGCTGGCGCGCCGTCGCCGCCGACCTGGCAACCCTGCTTGACCAGGTCGACCGGCTCGGTGCCGAGCTGCGGGAGCGCCCGGCCGACCTCGTGCTCTGCCACGGCGACCCGCACCTGGGCAACCTGCTGCTCGGGCCCGACCGGCAGGTCTGGCTGATCGACTGGGACGACGCCGTGCTGGCGCCCCGTGAGCGGGACCTGATGTTCGTGCTGGGCGGCGGTCCGGCGTTCGCCCCTGCGGCGGGCGTGGACGAGGCCGCCTTCCTCGCCGGCTACGGTCCGGTGCGGCCGGACCCGGTCCGGCTCGCGTACCACCTCGGGGTGCGGGCGCTGGACGACATGTGGAGCTGGTCCGCCGACGTGGCCGACGCGGGTCTGCCCGAGGCGGACCGGGTGCGCGCACTGTCGATCGTGGACGGTCTGCTGTCGCCGCTGGGGCTGGTCACCCTGGCCCGCCGGGCGCTGCGCGACCTGGGCCGCGAGCGCGACTGA
- a CDS encoding SAM-dependent methyltransferase, with amino-acid sequence MTTEVPDTATGPAHPSDRIDTSVAHPARRYNYWLGGKDNFAADRESGDAMAERFPTIRISALENRRFLRRAVGHLAREAGIRQFLDIGTGIPTADNTHEVAQGLAPAARVVYVDNDPIVLAHARALLTSTAEGATAYIDADLRDPEKILAHPDLRRTLDLSRPVGLMLLAVLHFVPDGDDPYATVTRLLDALPAGSYLAASHATHDHLPPHLAQEAKAAARGGGPHGIINLRSRDEFSRFFTGLELVEPGITSVAEWRAEGEPQPRPSVVDVSMYGGVARKP; translated from the coding sequence TTGACCACCGAAGTTCCCGACACCGCGACCGGTCCGGCCCACCCCAGCGACCGGATCGACACCTCGGTGGCGCACCCCGCCCGCCGGTACAACTACTGGCTCGGCGGGAAGGACAACTTCGCCGCCGACCGGGAGTCCGGCGACGCCATGGCGGAACGGTTCCCGACCATCCGGATCAGTGCCCTGGAGAACCGCCGTTTCCTGCGGCGCGCGGTCGGTCACCTCGCCCGCGAGGCCGGCATCCGGCAGTTCCTCGACATCGGCACCGGCATCCCCACCGCCGACAACACCCACGAGGTGGCCCAGGGGCTCGCCCCCGCCGCCCGGGTGGTCTACGTCGACAACGACCCGATCGTGCTGGCCCACGCCCGCGCCCTGCTGACCAGCACCGCCGAGGGCGCCACCGCCTACATCGACGCCGACCTGCGCGACCCGGAGAAGATCCTCGCCCATCCCGACCTGCGGCGCACCCTCGACCTGTCCCGGCCGGTCGGGCTGATGCTGCTGGCCGTGCTGCACTTCGTCCCCGACGGCGACGACCCGTACGCCACCGTCACCCGACTGCTCGACGCGCTGCCCGCCGGCAGCTACCTCGCCGCGTCGCACGCCACCCACGACCATCTCCCGCCGCACCTGGCGCAGGAGGCGAAGGCAGCGGCCCGGGGCGGCGGTCCGCACGGCATCATCAACCTGCGCAGCCGGGACGAGTTCAGCCGCTTCTTCACCGGACTGGAGCTGGTCGAGCCGGGCATCACCTCGGTCGCCGAGTGGCGGGCCGAGGGCGAGCCGCAGCCGCGCCCCTCCGTCGTCGACGTCAGCATGTACGGCGGGGTGGCCCGCAAGCCCTGA
- a CDS encoding DUF2267 domain-containing protein, which yields MRFPRFVEAVSRRAELPVEQAATISRAVLQTLAERITGGESEDLAAQLPDELSGYLAAPPGDTPTGGSVEFLFRVAHRAGVDPAVAEVGVRAVLTTLREAVTVGEFEDMVAQLPRGFDAMVDPIPRPPYEG from the coding sequence GTGCGGTTTCCCCGGTTCGTCGAGGCGGTGTCCCGCCGTGCCGAGCTGCCCGTCGAGCAGGCGGCCACCATCTCCCGCGCGGTGCTGCAGACCCTCGCCGAGCGGATCACCGGCGGCGAGAGCGAGGACCTGGCCGCCCAACTGCCGGACGAGCTGAGCGGCTACCTCGCCGCCCCGCCCGGCGACACCCCGACCGGCGGGTCGGTGGAGTTCCTGTTCCGGGTGGCCCACCGGGCCGGGGTGGACCCGGCCGTCGCCGAGGTGGGCGTACGGGCGGTGCTGACCACCCTGCGGGAGGCGGTCACCGTCGGCGAGTTCGAGGACATGGTGGCGCAGTTGCCGCGCGGCTTCGACGCGATGGTCGACCCGATCCCACGCCCCCCGTACGAGGGGTGA
- a CDS encoding helix-turn-helix domain-containing protein has protein sequence MVPGEGGPATGPTVLRMLLGAQLRRLREGAGVTREGAGWEIRSSESKISRMELGRVGFKERDVADLLTLYGVTDTDERAALLKLARDANSPGWWHRYGDVLPNWFQSYLGLEAAAALIRTYEVQFVPGLLQTPEYARAVILLGHRAAPPEEVERRVSLRVERQELLRRPQPPQLWAVVDEAALRRPIGGPDVMRGQLTALIEATRSPHVRLQIVPFDAGGHAAAGGAFTILRFGDQDLPDIVYIEQLTSAIYLDKREDLDYYALAMERLCVEAEPPERTAEILGRILAEHYPS, from the coding sequence ATGGTTCCCGGTGAGGGCGGCCCGGCCACCGGTCCGACCGTACTGCGCATGCTGCTCGGCGCGCAGCTGCGCCGGCTGCGTGAGGGCGCCGGGGTGACCCGGGAGGGCGCCGGCTGGGAGATCCGCTCGTCCGAGTCGAAGATCAGCCGGATGGAGCTCGGCCGGGTCGGCTTCAAGGAACGCGACGTCGCCGACCTGCTCACCCTCTACGGCGTCACCGACACCGACGAGCGGGCCGCGCTGCTCAAGCTGGCCCGGGACGCGAACAGCCCGGGCTGGTGGCACCGCTACGGCGACGTGCTGCCCAACTGGTTCCAGTCCTACCTGGGGCTGGAGGCCGCCGCCGCGCTGATCCGCACCTACGAGGTGCAGTTCGTGCCCGGCCTGCTGCAGACCCCGGAGTACGCCCGCGCGGTGATCCTGCTGGGCCACCGCGCCGCCCCGCCCGAGGAGGTCGAGCGACGGGTGAGCCTGCGGGTGGAGCGCCAGGAGCTGCTGCGCCGCCCGCAGCCGCCCCAGCTGTGGGCGGTCGTCGACGAGGCCGCCCTGCGTCGACCGATCGGCGGTCCGGACGTCATGCGCGGACAGCTGACCGCGCTGATCGAGGCCACCAGGTCACCCCACGTACGGTTGCAGATCGTGCCCTTCGACGCCGGTGGTCACGCCGCGGCCGGCGGCGCCTTCACCATCCTGCGCTTCGGCGACCAGGACCTGCCCGACATCGTCTACATCGAGCAGCTGACCAGCGCGATCTACCTGGACAAGCGGGAGGACCTCGACTACTACGCGCTGGCCATGGAGCGGCTCTGCGTGGAGGCCGAGCCGCCGGAGCGGACCGCGGAGATCCTGGGCCGGATCCTCGCCGAGCACTACCCGTCGTAA
- a CDS encoding DedA family protein, with translation MIGNAQLLLGPRVATTRAEPAGDGPVGWVTGLVERLGGPGAGLAVALENLFPPIPSEVILPLAGFTASQGRMSLVGAILWTTLGSVLGALVLYQVGAALGRDRMRAIAARLPLVKLDDVDRTEAWFLRHGTRAVFFGRMIPIFRSLISIPAGVERMPVRVFLLYTTLGSLIWNSTFVLAGYLLGENWHRVESYVGAVQNVVIVGCAGAVGWFVVSRVRRARRARRAATPAATPPPPVARGTVYRGGTWSGERTRGYDDGPH, from the coding sequence ATGATCGGAAACGCTCAGCTCCTGCTCGGTCCGCGCGTCGCGACCACCCGGGCCGAGCCGGCCGGTGACGGCCCGGTCGGCTGGGTCACCGGCCTGGTCGAACGGCTCGGCGGTCCGGGAGCCGGCCTGGCCGTGGCCCTGGAGAACCTCTTCCCGCCCATCCCCAGCGAGGTGATCCTGCCGCTGGCCGGCTTCACCGCCAGTCAGGGGCGGATGAGCCTGGTCGGGGCGATCCTCTGGACCACGCTCGGCTCGGTGCTCGGGGCGCTCGTCCTCTATCAGGTCGGCGCGGCCCTCGGGCGGGACCGGATGCGCGCCATCGCCGCCCGGCTGCCGCTGGTCAAGCTGGACGACGTGGACCGGACCGAGGCGTGGTTCCTCCGCCACGGCACCCGGGCGGTCTTCTTCGGCCGGATGATCCCGATCTTCCGTAGCCTCATCTCCATCCCGGCCGGCGTCGAACGCATGCCGGTCCGGGTCTTCCTGCTCTACACCACCCTGGGCAGCCTGATCTGGAACAGCACCTTCGTGCTGGCCGGCTACCTGCTCGGCGAGAACTGGCACCGGGTCGAGAGCTATGTCGGCGCCGTCCAGAACGTCGTCATCGTCGGCTGCGCGGGGGCCGTCGGCTGGTTCGTGGTCAGCCGGGTCCGTCGTGCCCGCCGGGCCCGCCGGGCCGCCACCCCGGCCGCGACGCCGCCGCCTCCCGTCGCGCGGGGGACCGTCTATCGCGGCGGGACCTGGTCGGGGGAGCGGACCCGGGGGTACGACGACGGCCCGCACTGA
- a CDS encoding DUF397 domain-containing protein has product MQQPENGVPVSQLPSLRWQKSRRSNPSGNCVELAELPDGAGVAMRNSRHPEGPALIYTVDEIAAFVLGARDGDFDHLLPGRRSRRRD; this is encoded by the coding sequence ATGCAGCAGCCCGAGAACGGCGTACCCGTCAGTCAGCTCCCCTCGCTCCGCTGGCAGAAGAGCCGCCGCAGCAACCCGAGCGGCAACTGCGTCGAGCTGGCCGAACTGCCCGACGGTGCGGGAGTCGCGATGCGCAACTCGCGCCACCCGGAGGGACCCGCCCTCATCTACACGGTGGACGAGATCGCCGCCTTCGTGCTCGGCGCCCGCGACGGCGACTTCGACCACCTCCTCCCCGGCAGGCGGTCCCGTCGACGGGACTGA